Genomic window (Accipiter gentilis chromosome 7, bAccGen1.1, whole genome shotgun sequence):
CTCCACAGCAGAAGCAAGTGCCTGGGGGAGAGGTACAGTTTCACCCTGGAGCCTGGGAGAAACCAAAGCTCAGGTTACAAGGCTTCCCTACAGCCCTACTGCCCTGGTGTTGAGCAGCCAGCACCGCTGCCCCAGGGCTCCTTTGCAGCACCCCTTGTGCCCCTGAGAGCCCGGATGTGGTGGCAACCCTGGGCAGATGGATGTGGCCTTGTGAAAGCGGGCTGTGAGGCTGCACCTGTGCtggagaagctggagaagaatTCAGAGAGGTGTGCTCATCATTTTAATATTGAATCAATACTAGACTACACATAAAGAGACCAGGAATTACCATAATTGTTCCCACAGTTCTCCCCTTGCTGCTGGCCTCTGTGAAGCACTGAAAGCCCTCACTGATCCAGTCTGCATCCTCTGTGGTCCCCAAAGAAACCCAGAGGCATCCACTGCAGTCATGAGACCATGGGTCCTCCTAGTTCCTCCCAGCTCCAGGGGCCAGGCACTGCCTCAGCTCCGGAGACTCCCCTGAATCCAGAGTCCTCGAGGACCTGATTCAGTTCCCCTCACTGCTGACTGATGCAGTTCCCCTCCCTACCAAAGACTCTTCTAGCATCTGCAGTTGTTGGGGCTGTTGTGGTGAAAGAGGAGAGACACCCTGCTCCATTTTCTTTATTCCCAAAACCAAGACTTGCACCCTTAGCCTGGTCACTCCTGACCAACTCTCCCCTCTGCAAGGCCAGTATTGACTGCCTGCAACCTCATGATCCAAGGGTGGATTTTCCCCATACTTATTGAGGCTGGCAATAAAGGCACTGAGCCCAGATACCAGATACTAGCAAACACCACTGAAATTCAGAAGCTCCCAGGCTGCTGTTAGCACAACTTCTCCCATGCCAGAGTGGCTGGTTTAGTCTTATGTCCAAGGCTCTCCAGTGCTGCGGGTAGTGGCTTAGCTTCGGTTTGGAGAGCGCTGTCCTGTGAACCATGCGGGACCTTCAGCCAGACATGGAGCTCAGGTCCAAGTGAAGCACCAGGCTGGGGTCTGCACTGCTGAGATGCTCTGCTCCAGAGACCTGTGTGAGAGTAAGATCAAAGCCCACACTGGGCAAGTAAGGGGCTGCAGGACCAGCGAAGGATGGCAGCAAATGTCCCAGCCCCTTCCAAATGCCTTGGGGaacacagcactggggaaatgTCCTCGCCTGGGATCCCACAACAGACAGGACAAATCACCTCTCGTACTCATGGGCCCTAGATTGCAATGCCTCATTCCTGGTGTGGAGGAGGCCCCCAAAGGGAGGTGTCCCTATGTTGCTTTGTTTGGGCCAGAGAAGGGTCAGATGTTAGGCGCATGTGTCTGCTCACCTGGCTGTCCTGATCCATGGCCTTTGCAGTCATCATCAGAGCCACTGGTTTGGTCCTGGCACTCTCTGCCTGATGGAAGAGGACAAGACATGTTACATCCCCCTACATCCCCCTGCCCTGGTGCTGGCCCGCTCCAACAGCCAGTCCTGGCTCTCTTCCAGGCTGGGAGTGCAGCTGTGTGCccggttgtattgggtttgcatggcaaggttttggtagcggggggcattataggggtggcttctgtgagaagctgctagaagcttcccctgtgtctgacagagctaatgccagccggctccaagacaggcccgctgctggccaagactgagcccatcagcgacaggggcagtgcctctgggataacaagatttaagaagggaaaaaaaagttgctgtgggacagaaaatgcagctggagagaggagtgagaacatgtaagagaaacaactctgcagacaccaaggtcagtgaagaaggagggggaggagatgctccaggcaccggagcagagattcccctgcagcctgtggtgaagaccatggtgaggcaggctgtccccctgcagcccagggaggtccacgggggagcagatatccacctgcagccaggggaggaccccatgccagagcagggggatgcctgaaggaggctgtgaccctgtgggaagcctgcagtggaccaggctcctggcaggacctgtggatctgtggagagaggagcccacagagcaggttttctggcaggacttgtgaccccgtgggggacccacgctggagcagtgtgctcctgaaggactgcacaccctggaaaggacccatgctggagcagtttgtgaagaactgcagcccgtgggaaggacccacattggagaagttcatggaggactgtctcgcatgggagggaccccacgctggagccagggaagagtgtgatgagtcctccccctgaggaggatgaagcggcagaaataacgtgtgatgaactgaccataaaccccattccctgtccccctgcgctgctggtggggGTAGgtgtgaagttgtgcccaggaataagggaggggtggggggaaggtgttttaagatttgattttatttctcattaccctactctggtttgattggcaataaattaagttaattttccccaagtcgagtctgttttgcccatgacggtaattggttgagtgatctctccctgtccttatgtcgacccacaagccttttgttatattttctcttccctgtccatttgaggagggggaatgatggagtggctgcatagtgcttagatgctggctgggcttaaaccatgacaccagtgCTTGGGCCAGACGCTTTTATGCTTGCTTTGAAAGAGAAACTGagctttcctctgctcttctgGAGAGGATCTCCTCAGAGAACTGTGGGGATGGGCAACCTTCAGGACCAGTGTGCAAAGTCTGCTGGCTCCCTGTGCGGGACATGGCAGGATCAGCTGAGATGCTGCCCTGTTCAGCAAGAGTGCCTCAGCCAAGAGCATCTGACTGCCAAGCTCACTGGGACAAACCTCTTACCCCTGCAGTGCCAGCTGGCACAAGGCAGGCTTGCCCTTTCCCTTGGCCCTTGCCCAGCTTATGAGCACTGTGACAGTCCCAGGCCAGGACTACTTGGCTGTTTAACACTGTACTGCATTATCTTTCTGCCGAGGGCAGTAAGAGTCCCGCCCTGCCTTTCACAACACACTTCCACAGCAAAGGTTGACAGTGCAGGGGTGATGCCAAGGGAAAAAGCAGTGGGATGGATGGAGAGATGGCAGGGATGAGGGGGCTCTATGGTTCCCCAGACAAGGAGCAGTGTCTCCATCACAAGCCCAAGGCATAGAGTAGAGACAGCAAGGCAGCCCTGATGTTTGGAGACTTGGCGACTCCCTTCCAGCTCTGAAGAGCTGTGTTTGGAAGAAGGGTGAAGAGATCTGCTCATCTCAGCACTTCTGAATTCCCCAGAGCTGCTATTTCACCTCCCTTTCCACCTTCTCAGTGGATCTGCAGAGGAGAGCCCAGGACAGTGACAGGGCCAAAGTCCAAGTGGCATCCCAGAGCCTGCACTGCCGAGGGCCTGATCACACTTGGCTTATCGCTGGGCAGGCAACTGTTTGCTGATGGGGACAACTGCAGGGACAGCCccagccagggagaggaggatAAGAGAACACAGAGGAGGAAATGAAGCTGTGGAGCTTGCAAGCAACTCCCTGCCCTACCTGAGGGACCTCCCAAGGAGGTACTGGGAAGGATTCTTACAAAGAGAATTAATTAGCCTTTTCCACACAGAGGCAGAAGTGAGACTTCCCCCTGACAGGGGAAGGGAATAAGCAAGGGGCTGGACTGGCAGGAGTTGAAAAGTCCAAGTCCAGCCAAGCTCTGGGGACTCCATCAACGCTGATGGCAGGACCTTGGTGGAGCAGCACCAGTGATTACATCTGGGCTGGCGTTAATCTGCTCATCTTGGAAGGGAGTGCCAGCTTCTGAAATTGCTGTTCCCCAGACTATTAACTGTTACTCAAACGTAACCAGCAAGGGGAACGCGGCCCCCTTTCTCCAAGCTGCTGGACTCTGTGAATGCCAAAAGTCTGATTTGATCAGGAAAGCAAGGGCACTCAGAGGCATGCCACAATCCCCCATCCTGGTGCAGGTGCAGCAAAACATCTTTAGGGAGGAAGATGTCTCACCTTCACTTCTGGAAGAGGACATGGAGTCCATCTGGGCTGGGAAATCAGGAAACCCCACTGGATGTCCATGATCTTTTCCAGCTTGCAGTAAAGACCCTGGGCCATCCCCAACAGGCTGGTGGGGGGAGTGACCAGGGGGACTTTGGGCACAAGAGCTGCCCCAGGACAAGGCCAGGTACCATAGCTCCTTCTGAGGAACAGCCCTCGCCTGGCCCAGGTGCTGTAACATCGTGCGAGAGGCTTTGTGGTGGGGAGGCTGTCAAACACACGGAATCCTTCTTTTATGGCAAACTCCCAAGCCAGGTTGGCCACGAACTCTGTATCCTCCTGGCTGCTTTCACCTGGGGCTGGCCTCCCTGGGGACAACAGAATAGGATATCTTTGTTTGAAAGAGCCCATGTTATGTAGTCACACTCCAAACAGTGCCATGTGCCCTTGTCTGGTCCAGCCTCGAGCAGAGCCCTTtctaaggaataaaaaaataacgTCTTGTTTTTCCTCTGATAACGACTCCCAGGCCAGACCTGATGTATGCAGATAAACAGCACTGAGAGTTCACACCACTTCCCTGCTTTTGAGTCTCTCTTAGAAGGCGGTGCTTACTTTGAAGGTCTGAGAGCTCCACCTGTAGGACACGGCTCTGAGCTCTGAAGTCTGCCCTCTGCTTAGTTCTCCCGTGAAAGAAAAGAGATCACACAGCAACCTCTGATCAGCACAAACAGCAAACAGGAACAGACCAGACCTTGCATCCAGCAAAAAGCAGCTGCTAGGGAAATGCCCTGTGTGTGCTCTCCTTTGGccctttcttctgtttgcagGACACAATCTGACTACACAACAGAACCTGCCAGAGAGGTTACAGTAGCCTCATGCTCTCcagagcctgtgctggagcagggagggagctctGTGCTTTACGGGACACTCTATTCCCATCCCTCTTGTCTACATGCAGAAATAACTCGCTGGGTGATTGCTTCCAGGTCACTCATCTCCAAATGCAGAGGTGAAATAAAAAGGGCTCATTCTGAGCCCTTATTTCACAGAAAAGCTCTATGCTGAAAGCACAAGACTGCCAGATATGCCACACTTTGCTGTAGCACCTGGAATTTCAGAGCTCTCAGGATTCACAGCCAAGAGTGTCTAAACCCTGCAGCACATGCTGCCGGTCCCCACCTCCCCCAGTTCAGTGTGAGACCTCTCCCCATACCAGTGCTCATGTGTCTGTGCCCTGTCTGGAGACCTGTGCAGAACAGGGCTGGTGTCATTGGGGTGCTCACCTGTCAGAGAGTGTTTATGGAGTCCCTGCAGCATTGCAGCCAGTCGGAAAAAGGCAAAGGCCATGTAGAAATTCCAGTTCTCAGGACACCCCACTCCCATGTGGCCACAGTACATCTGGGAATACTCCTCTGCCGTGGGGACTCCCAGGTGCCCCAAATCACACTTCCTCAAGCCTGGAAGATGTGAAGAGGCAACAGTGAAGCAGCAGACAGTGAGGAGCTCAGAGCTTTCTAGGGATGCTGTGAGGCTCTGGCAGAGCCATGCAGCTGTGGAGCAGTGGAGATGCCTGCACCCATCCAACACCTGCACTACTACCATGCTGTTTCCAAACATAACAATGGGGGTTTGGCAAAAACCCACATAGGTGAAATGCATTCGGGGCAGTTTTCTTCATTGGGGTGATACTGTGAAAGCAGTGACTGATGGATCTTCCTCCTAAACAATGGAGTAATTTTCCTCCCTGTTTATCCCTATATTGTTCTTTTTAACAAGTGTATAACTTTGTGGACAAACCCCTTCTGGGCTGGCCTCGTTCAAAACTTTCCACCCAAAAAAGTTCCCCAGCTTTACAGCTGAAGTGAGAGGGAAAATAAtccaaactaatttttaaattcagttttgcaaGCTGTGAAGCAGGGCTCTCCTCTCTGGGGCCATCCCTGACATGACTGCTAACAAAGGTCCATGTGCATGAACAGGGTGACAGTACCAACTAGGACAGGGAGCACATGGCAGAGTATTTGCCAAATGGGTGGCAGATATGAGACAAACTGGGGATGGGGCAACCATGCCACAGTGATTACTGCACATGCAGAAAGATGTTTCCACCCTGGAGGGATGAAGAGTTCttcagggaggggagaaagggcAGAGCAGGCAATATGGTACGAGACCCACAGCCCTTTCCACCTGCAATGAGCCCAACTGTCAGCTGAGCTCTCTGAGCAGGAGCTAATCTGTTTCTGAACTCTGGTTCCTCTCCATGTGTCAAACGTGACTTTGCCCCTCTCTGTACCTCTCAGTGCATTAAAGTGAGGTGGCAGGAAGTAGGCCATACAGTTATTCGCCAAATCAGAGATGGGATCTCCTAGAGTTGAAAGCTTCCAGCCAAGGACAGCAAGGATTTCTGGCCTGTCTGGATGAAAGACCAGGTTGTCCATCCTGTATTGGAGGGAAAAAGAGATCAGAAAAGTctcaagagggggaaaaaatcccagTGCTCAGCAGCAGTAGGTGCTTTCCAGTGCTCTTCACTCTGAAAAAATTGCTGAGTCCTTTGGGAGGCTGCACAAGTGAAACATTGATTTCTGCAAGCATAGGTCAGAGAGGACTGAGATTACTGAATAGTGAACTCCCTGGTTGATgatgaactgaactgaactgtgCTTTGAAGAATGAAACAAAGTTATTCAGCACCTCAGATCATTAACAGATGTTATAGCACAGGCTAGCCAAAAAGTGAAGCAGGTAAGTCACTGTCCAGGGGGATCTTCTGGTCATTTCAAAGGCACACAGTAACTCCAGGCCCTGCACTGTCATGTGCTGTAGATTATGCGCAGTACAGCCTTCACCAGTTTGAGCCCCAGGAGAGGGTAGCAGCCTATTGAGGAGGAAACAGAGAGGCCAGCCATCCTGCCAGGGTGCAGAGAGCTCACCAGCTTCCAGTCACGCTGGAACTGTGTGTGCTAAGCCTTGCGGGAAGGAGCCTTGGCCCAGAACTGGCACACGCCTATGCTGCAGCCTCACAGCCCTGGCAGCCAGGGTCTGACAACACAGAAGTAGCTCTCAGCATCCCTCACCTCTGTCCCCAGCCACCAGGCTCTTGCATGACTTCACCTGTGACGTTGGCAGGTTTTGCCATACATCCTGCAGCATCTCACCAGCCACCCAAACTCTTTAAGCATCAAATACCATCAGCAAGATGCACCAGGACTGATTTCTGAGTATTGCAGAAACAGCTGATGATCCCCTGGTGTTAGACCAGTGTTTGCAGTGGTTGGGCAAAGAAACTGAAACACCAATGAGGCAGCAAGATTGGAATCAGACATCAGAAGTCCAGGCTTTCAGTTCCTGCCCCTAGTTTTCCTGCTCTCGAACAAGTACTGCTTTAAGCTAGGCAGATAAATACTGGGGAAAATGCAAGAGCTCTGGGTGCAAGACAGCACCAGTCAGAGCTCTTGGAATATGTTTCTCATGACAGATGCGAAGGGCTTGTGGCCCTCTAGATCTTTTTACCTGGGGGATGCTGAATTTGACCCAGAGCCCAGCTTTCAGACTGCTATGAAGCTGCTGTGCCAGCCCAACTCAGCATCTCTTTGGAGTCTGCATACTGCTTtacactctctctccctctctactGCCTGGGATGTGCTCCAGGGCAGTGCTGTCAGCCAAGCGGTACCTGAAATCACCATGCACAACTGTCGTCTTCTGATATTCAGGAAAATGCAGAGGCAGCCACTCAATGAGTCTTTCCATCGCTGGGATAACATGACTTTCCATAGCTTGATACTGCTTTGTCCAGGTCTGAACTTGCCGCTGAATGTAATTACCTGTAACAGAGGAATGAAGGCTCTCAGGGAAAGGGACTGGCACAAAGAGGCTTCAAAAGAGATGCATAAAAGGTGCATGGTGATacactggagaagaaaacagtgatAGAGGATACATAGCCTTCTCTCACCGTGCTCCCCGAGGTCCTCCAGCTTGGCTGCTCTGAGGTCTACACTGTGGATCTTGGAGAGGACTTGACTCATGGCAGCATAAATAGCCCTCCGCTGGCTAGGCTGCAGCGCAGGGAGGGAGACATCCCTGTAGACACGGCCAGCACAGTGCTCCATCAGGTAGAAAGGTGTGCCAAGTGTGCTGGGGAAGCAAGGTGGAATTGGCATGTCTGAGGTTAATCCTGCTACCTACCACCCTTCAAATCTCACCTGCACCTTGAACGTGCCCCCCCAGGCCTCACCTGCCTGGCAAGGTGAAGAGCAGCCTCAACAACACTTGAGCACTCATGCCCAGCTGTGGCCTGGGCTCAAGCCTAACTCAGGCTGCCAGGTGGTGGCCCACGGCTGTGGTATGATCAGTCCTGGTCTCTCCAGCCCCAGGAAGCTGAGCTTGGGGCCAGGCTACAGCACCAACCGTCTCCCTGACTCCCCTGCAGTGGGCTCTGGAGCCAGGCTGTCAGACTGCATGCAAACACCATAAACGGTGGACACACATTTAACTGCAGTGCAGAGACTTTATTACTGCAGCCAGTAGAGATCTGAGTGTAGCTGTGCTGACTGCAGGCTGCACAGGGTGTCCTGGTTGCAGGCTTGCTGCTATCACGGCTGTAGATCTTGGGGCAAGTCTGAGATCTGGCAGTTAGAAAAATCACCTCCTTATTGGAAGCCTGAGCATACTGAGTCAGCAGGAAGCCCTACAACACTGTTTTATAGCAGCTTTTCAAAGGAAGACAGCATTTTGATTAATTGCTAAAATAAGGACACACCTAAAACAAGCCAAATAAAAGCGTTACCGTCCTTCGAACTTCTAGAGGCTCCTCTAGCCCAAGATTGGGCAAACACTAATTAGACCAGTGCACTTTGtgaggtctggctccttctctcctctccttgtCTTTGGGGAAATCTGGCTGAAGTTGTCAAGCACAGAGTGAAAGCTGAGGGACAAGATTACCTTGTATCCTCGCAGAGAGCAAGTACAGTGGGAACAGGAACACCAGCCTCAGAGAGTGCCTTCAGTACCCTGCCAGGGTGAGTCAGAGAGCCATGTCAGCACAGAAAGGCATTAGGGAATCGATACCAGAACTGCATTGTTGCTAGGCAGACACACAATATCAGAGTCCTGTGCTTAGTTTTAAGTACACTAAAGTAACATGGCTGGGGGTAGGTGAAAGAAGCACACTAAAATCTTCATATGGCCCACAGCCCCAAGACCTATCCAACACACTCTGGAAAACCAAGGGGAGATCACAACTGCTCCCCCACAAGTGTCctgctgctcaggcagagaccTCTGGCACAGCAAACTGGCTTGCAGCATGACCTTTCCAGCATAGGTCTAGCCCTTAGTGAGGCTCCTCACTGCTCAGTTGCAGTGCTGGGCTGCAACCTCTCTCCTGCCTAAGGTGCCAGAGGGGACAGTGAGAACCCGTGTCTTCCAACATGTGCTGGGAGAGCTGTGGTGTGCTCCATAGATTGGAAGGATCACAGTGCAGGAGTGGGGAGGATGCTTTTCACAGGCACAGGGTCCTAACTGCACGCTCACCATGAGCTGCAGGGCAGTAGCACAGCCTTGTCTCTCAATCCAGGACTGCTCACACTAGCTGTAGCAAATGGACAGATCATAGACCAGGATACAGAGCTGTGCaaaatgcagaggaggaaaatgtgggAGGCAGGTGTGTGAACTGTGTGTGATGTGGAACAGAAAAGCCAAGGCTGGAATAGAGCACTGTCCCTAGGATGGGGTCTCCTACAAGAGCCTTCCCTGGTCAGCTGGCATGAGGAGCACAGCTGCCTTCTCACCTGTATTCCCTTCTGACAGTAGGGCCTGAGGGACACAGGCTGTCAGAGAGCTCCTTCTTCAGCACTAGCAAGCGATCTCCAAATTTGATGAAATAGGTCCGGGTAGACTGTCCATGGCCAAACTGCCGTAACACTAGTGGGCCTGAAGAGTTGAGAGCAGAAGGTCAGCAGACAGAAACATGAGCCAGAATTATTTCTCACTGCTTCTGCAGGTTTTACTTCTTCCTGCACCTGGGTCTGAGACCTCACTTGCAACAATCAGGAACCTACACCTTGCTCCTGTGTCCCAAATCCCTGGGAAGCATGGCAATAGCTCATAGATGGCTCACACGCCAGGAATATTCCTGGCATCTCTTTGGCAACTTGTGCTTAACCCCTCCCAAATGAGGAAGTCCTAAAATGCTGTTTCACATTTCTGGGAAACAGTGACAGATCACTGAAACCTGAATGGCTGCAACGTTTGCTTGGAGATTGGGAGCCTTTCattaacattatttttcagtCCATCTCTCATATGATGGAAAGAGCCAACGGCTCCAGAATATGCCAGCTTTCAGACTGAAGAGCAAAAAACACTATGATACCTCTTGCGTGGTCACCAAGAACATCTTCAAGGTACTTTTGCAGATCATCTTTTGGGATTTCCGCACTTGGTCTCGCTGAACGAGTATATGGAACAAACCCTTGCAAAGGAAAACCCAGATAGGTTTCCAGCTCTTTGAGGGCTACTTCTAGATCACCAACCTGAAAGCAGGAGGGAGACAGTAACACTGGGTGACAGTTATAAGATAAAATTGCCTGGGAAAGAAAGAGCTCTGCACACTTGCAATGCATTTATCTGTGAGTCCAGCAGCACTGATCCATGGAATTCATGGGTCATTCCCTGTCAACATGGAGCACCACTACCAGTACTCGCTGAGCCTCCTGCCTTGGTCTCTGTCCCAGAGATGTACCTGTTACAGTGGCATAGGCGCTGTGAGCTTGGGCTGGGCTAAGAGCTGGAACTCCCTGTGTGCAGTCCAGGGGAGCAGAGTTCATTCTTCCCACCAGTTCTGTGCTTGTCCTTTCCCCAGTAGTCCCCTCACCAAAGTAAAACCCCTGTGCTCACTATCTCCAAAGCCTGGGGTTAATCAGTCAGCCCCCAGCTGCCAGATCCATGAAGCCTCAGAGCTTCTAGAAATTTACTAAATGTGTCTTATTTTCTCACATCAGGTGGATGTGGTTGTCTCAACCATACGGTTAGGGCTGTTTCTCTAATAGGGAACTGAGGTCCATAAAGGAGAAGCAACTACTACGAGGTTACACCGGCTGT
Coding sequences:
- the ACAD10 gene encoding acyl-CoA dehydrogenase family member 10 isoform X3; the encoded protein is MYLRSVARAPYLLCTGMWQHPQWLSQWRRSGCCHYKAVIFEASGVLLPSPYKIATDWEAQNCIPAGTIQQAILSGGENSPSLKYTRGELTTVEFLQELGQQCFEMANVCVPVDSFLSDLIRNEMIKQLPIMAEAVWCIRAEGLKTALLSNNFCLLNGESFLCLDQKHFDVVGDLEVALKELETYLGFPLQGFVPYTRSARPSAEIPKDDLQKYLEDVLGDHARGPLVLRQFGHGQSTRTYFIKFGDRLLVLKKELSDSLCPSGPTVRREYRVLKALSEAGVPVPTVLALCEDTSTLGTPFYLMEHCAGRVYRDVSLPALQPSQRRAIYAAMSQVLSKIHSVDLRAAKLEDLGEHGNYIQRQVQTWTKQYQAMESHVIPAMERLIEWLPLHFPEYQKTTVVHGDFRMDNLVFHPDRPEILAVLGWKLSTLGDPISDLANNCMAYFLPPHFNALRGLRKCDLGHLGVPTAEEYSQMYCGHMGVGCPENWNFYMAFAFFRLAAMLQGLHKHSLTGRPAPGESSQEDTEFVANLAWEFAIKEGFRVFDSLPTTKPLARCYSTWARRGLFLRRSYGTWPCPGAALVPKVPLVTPPTSLLGMAQGLYCKLEKIMDIQWGFLISQPRWTPCPLPEVKAESARTKPVALMMTAKAMDQDSQVSGAEHLSSADPSLVLHLDLSSMSG
- the ACAD10 gene encoding acyl-CoA dehydrogenase family member 10 isoform X1, whose amino-acid sequence is MYLRSVARAPYLLCTGMWQHPQWLSQWRRSGCCHYKAVIFEASGVLLPSPYKIATDWEAQNCIPAGTIQQAILSGGENSPSLKYTRGELTTVEFLQELGQQCFEMANVCVPVDSFLSDLIRNEMIKQLPIMAEAVWCIRAEGLKTALLSNNFCLLNGESFLCLDQKHFDVMVESYREGMHKPDPHIYKLCLERLGVQPQESIFLDNSSQNLKAAAQLGIKTVKVGDLEVALKELETYLGFPLQGFVPYTRSARPSAEIPKDDLQKYLEDVLGDHARGPLVLRQFGHGQSTRTYFIKFGDRLLVLKKELSDSLCPSGPTVRREYRVLKALSEAGVPVPTVLALCEDTSTLGTPFYLMEHCAGRVYRDVSLPALQPSQRRAIYAAMSQVLSKIHSVDLRAAKLEDLGEHGNYIQRQVQTWTKQYQAMESHVIPAMERLIEWLPLHFPEYQKTTVVHGDFRMDNLVFHPDRPEILAVLGWKLSTLGDPISDLANNCMAYFLPPHFNALRGLRKCDLGHLGVPTAEEYSQMYCGHMGVGCPENWNFYMAFAFFRLAAMLQGLHKHSLTGRPAPGESSQEDTEFVANLAWEFAIKEGFRVFDSLPTTKPLARCYSTWARRGLFLRRSYGTWPCPGAALVPKVPLVTPPTSLLGMAQGLYCKLEKIMDIQWGFLISQPRWTPCPLPEVKAESARTKPVALMMTAKAMDQDSQVSGAEHLSSADPSLVLHLDLSSMSG
- the ACAD10 gene encoding acyl-CoA dehydrogenase family member 10 isoform X2, translated to MYLRSVARAPYLLCTGMWQHPQWLSQWRRSGCCHYKAVIFEASGVLLPSPYKIATDWEAQNCIPAGTIQQAILSGGENSPSLKYTRGELTTVEFLQELGQQCFEMANVCVPVDSFLSDLIRNEMIKQLPIMAEAVWCIRAEGLKTALLSNNFCLLNGESFLCLDQKHFDVMVESYREGMHKPDPHIYKLCLERLGVQPQESIFLDNSSQNLKAAAQLGIKTVKVGDLEVALKELETYLGFPLQGFVPYTRSARPSAEIPKDDLQKYLEDVLGDHARGPLVLRQFGHGQSTRTYFIKFGDRLLVLKKELSDSLCPSGPTVRREYRVLKALSEAGVPVPTVLALCEDTSTLGTPFYLMEHCAGRVYRDVSLPALQPSQRRAIYAAMSQVLSKIHSVDLRAAKLEDLGEHGNYIQRQVQTWTKQYQAMESHVIPAMERLIEWLPLHFPEYQKTTVVHGDFRMDNLVFHPDRPEILAVLGWKLSTLGDPISDLANNCMAYFLPPHFNALRGLRKCDLGHLGVPTAEEYSQMYCGHMGVGCPENWNFYMAFAFFRLAAMLQGLHKHSLTGRPAPGESSQEDTEFVANLAWEFAIKEGFRVFDSLPTTKPLARCYSTWARRGLFLRRSYGTWPCPGAALVPKVPLVTPPTSLLGMAQGLYCKLEKIMDIQWGFLISQPRWTPCPLPEVKAESARTKPVALMMTAKAMDQDSQCGL